The following are encoded together in the Astyanax mexicanus isolate ESR-SI-001 chromosome 8, AstMex3_surface, whole genome shotgun sequence genome:
- the LOC125803966 gene encoding transmembrane protein 272-like: MYNALTQRPPAIMFSKVFLVASPTIQIVISVVYLKGHPQQSYITFYMMVAGVFGLLLGLLSCLSCARPDKNGENYVLIHVCSVWSSLVSLFLFCWLIAGSVWIYSFYPASYNKTGIRDLYCNKTISVSAFLSTTLVYILLAGLIVGGFCVFTCVWGSNEENAQRKTEDA; encoded by the exons ATGTACAATGCACTGACTCAGAGACCTCCTGCCATTA TGTTCTCCAAAGTATTCCTTGTGGCTTCACCTACTATCCAGATTGTAATAA GTGTGGTATATCTGAAGGGCCATCCTCAGCAGTCCTACATCACTTTCTACATGATGGTGGCCGGGGTGTTTGGTCTGCTGCTGGGTCTGCTCTCCTGTTTGTCCTGTGCTAGGCCTGATAAAAATGGAGAGAATTATGTTCTCATCCATGTGTGCTCAGTGTGGAGCTCACTAGTCTCTCTGTTCCTCTTCTGCTGGTTAATAGCTG GCAGCGTGTGGATCTACTCCTTCTACCCTGCCAGTTACAACAAGACTGGAATCAGGGACCTCTACTGTAATAAGACCATTAGTGTTTCTGCCTTCTTGAGCACCACACTGGTGTACATTTTGTTAGCAGGACTGATTGTGGGAGGTTTCTGCGTGTTTACCTGCGTGTGGGGGTCTAATGAGGAAAATGcacaaagaaagacagaagatGCGTAG
- the LOC103047271 gene encoding transmembrane protein 272-like produces MDAANVWSPVDAVRSINLPCLLLSKLLLVAIPIAQIAIGVVYLKDCPKQNYIPLYLVVCGVFSIVLALLSCLPCSAKQEDGSNGGMNILCSVWNGLVSTFMFCWFICGSVWIYSIYPPNYNSTFIAEPYCNKTLYLFAFWTTTVTYILLGLLLVAGCCGLVYMCVCGKGRS; encoded by the exons AATCTGCCATGCTTGT TGCTCTCCAAGCTCCTGCTGGTGGCTATACCTATTGCTCAGATTGCCATAG GTGTGGTGTATCTAAAAGACTGTCCTAAACAGAACTACATTCCCCTGTATCtggtggtgtgtggagtgttcAGTATTGTACTTGCCCTGCTCTCCTGTCTGCCCTGCAGTGCGAAACAAGAAGATGGAAGCAACGGGGGAATGAATATTCTCTGCTCTGTCTGGAACGGCCTGGTGTCTACCTTCATGTTCTGCTGGTTCATCTGTG GCAGTGTGTGGATCTACTCCATCTACCCTCCCAACTACAACTCCACTTTTATTGCAGAGCCCTACTGCAATAAGACCCTCTACCTGTTTGCCTTCTGGACCACCACAGTGACATACATTTTGTTAGGATTACTGTTGGTGGCAGGGTGCTGTGGGCTCGTTTATATGTGTGTCTGTGGGAAAGGGAGGAGTTAA